One genomic region from Candidatus Defluviilinea gracilis encodes:
- a CDS encoding Hsp20/alpha crystallin family protein, which yields MTTIVRKSYPSTIEVRRDILHAIHWQVRSSVWHPPTDVYETEDDFIVKVEIAGMRDEDFTVAAENRLLRIEGVRPDPAGRRAYHQMEILSGKFEIDVELIVPVNMESASAEYKDGLLTIILPKTKHQPYNKADE from the coding sequence ATGACCACGATTGTTCGTAAATCCTATCCCTCCACCATCGAAGTTCGCCGAGACATCCTGCATGCCATTCACTGGCAGGTGCGCTCGAGCGTGTGGCATCCGCCCACCGATGTGTACGAGACAGAAGACGACTTCATCGTGAAGGTTGAAATTGCGGGGATGCGCGATGAAGACTTCACCGTGGCGGCGGAAAATCGATTGTTGCGAATCGAAGGCGTTCGCCCCGATCCGGCCGGGCGCCGAGCCTATCATCAGATGGAAATCCTTTCAGGAAAATTTGAGATCGACGTGGAACTCATCGTTCCGGTGAATATGGAGTCGGCGTCGGCGGAATATAAAGACGGCTTGCTTACGATTATCCTCCCAAAAACAAAACATCAACCATACAACAAGGCGGATGAATAA
- the lon gene encoding endopeptidase La yields MPSLFSRSPKKEGGNKDEPVEVSERGQFPDVLPILPLRGVVVYPNTAVPLTVGQPRSIRLVDEVVGGDKLVGLVAATNPELETPSPADLYRIGTIATVHRLLRAPDGTIRLLVQGMARFRLGEFVQEEPYLKARIELAPEHVEQGLEIDALARNARDQFQQITQMIPSFPEELAGSITSVEDPLQTAYTIANFQRMELKDAQEILEIDSVAEKLKKLVGLLVREAEVLSLGQKIQNEARGEIEKVQRDYFLREQMKAIQKELGEKDEQAAEVDEFRKKIEEAKMPEEAAKQASRELERLSRLPTAAAEYGVIRTYLDWLVAIPWAKATDDNLEIAHARKILDQDHYGLEDVKERILEFLAIRKLRLDRKDEIKTPSDDTIRREREGVILCFVGPPGVGKTSLGQSIARAMGRKFVRASLGGVRDEAEIRGHRRTYIGAMPGRILQSLRRIESRNPVFMLDEIDKLTFDFHGDPASALLEVLDPEQNSEFRDNYLEVAYDLSQVFFVTTANTLETIPRPLLDRMEIISLSGYTEKEKIAIAKGYLIPRQIRENSLRENEISFSDDALQNIIREYTRESGVRNLERKIGAVCRKVGTRIAEGKLKKVKIVPSLIEEYLDHPIFHGTEELNRRISIPGVVPGLAWTPYGGDVLFVEATSMPGGKGFQVTGSIGNVMNESARAALSYVRSRASALGLDDEFFNKSDIHMHIPSGATPKDGPSAGVTMATALVSLASGRKVKPNVGMTGEITLRGQVLPIGGVKEKVLAAHRNGLRTIILPKYNEQDVEDVPDEIKDTMKFVYVETVDDVLGSALENGKTTSAIKSRKNGKVKQHVKNSPRRR; encoded by the coding sequence ATGCCATCGCTGTTTTCGCGCTCGCCGAAAAAAGAGGGCGGCAACAAAGATGAACCCGTCGAGGTTTCTGAGCGGGGGCAATTCCCGGATGTGCTTCCTATTTTGCCATTGCGCGGCGTGGTGGTCTACCCGAATACGGCAGTTCCATTGACGGTCGGTCAGCCGCGCTCGATTCGCTTGGTCGATGAAGTGGTAGGCGGGGATAAACTGGTTGGACTTGTGGCGGCCACCAACCCCGAGTTGGAAACCCCCTCGCCAGCGGATCTATACCGGATCGGGACGATTGCCACAGTCCATCGGCTTTTGCGCGCCCCCGATGGGACGATCCGCTTGCTGGTGCAGGGGATGGCTCGTTTTCGACTTGGCGAATTTGTGCAAGAGGAGCCTTATCTCAAGGCGCGTATTGAACTTGCCCCCGAGCATGTGGAACAAGGGTTGGAGATCGACGCGCTGGCGCGTAATGCCCGCGACCAATTCCAACAGATCACCCAAATGATCCCCTCTTTCCCGGAGGAGTTGGCAGGTTCGATCACCTCTGTGGAAGACCCCCTGCAAACCGCATACACGATCGCTAACTTTCAGCGCATGGAATTGAAAGACGCGCAAGAAATCCTCGAGATTGATTCGGTTGCCGAGAAATTGAAAAAATTGGTCGGCTTGTTGGTGCGCGAAGCCGAAGTGCTTTCGCTGGGGCAAAAGATTCAAAACGAGGCGCGCGGCGAGATCGAAAAAGTTCAACGCGATTACTTCCTGCGCGAGCAAATGAAAGCCATTCAAAAAGAATTGGGCGAAAAAGACGAACAAGCCGCCGAAGTGGATGAGTTTCGCAAAAAGATCGAAGAGGCGAAAATGCCCGAGGAGGCGGCGAAGCAGGCGTCCCGTGAGTTGGAACGTTTGTCGCGTCTGCCGACTGCCGCGGCGGAATACGGAGTCATCCGCACGTATCTCGATTGGCTGGTGGCGATCCCGTGGGCGAAAGCCACAGACGATAATCTTGAAATTGCGCACGCGCGAAAAATTTTAGACCAGGACCATTACGGACTTGAAGACGTCAAAGAACGCATCCTGGAATTTCTTGCCATTCGCAAATTGCGGCTCGACCGCAAAGATGAAATAAAAACGCCGTCGGACGATACGATTCGACGCGAGCGCGAAGGCGTGATCCTTTGCTTTGTGGGACCGCCCGGGGTCGGCAAGACCTCGCTGGGTCAATCTATTGCGCGCGCGATGGGGCGCAAGTTCGTGCGCGCCTCGCTGGGCGGCGTGCGCGACGAAGCCGAGATTCGCGGGCATCGCCGCACGTACATCGGCGCGATGCCGGGGCGCATCTTGCAATCGCTGCGCCGGATCGAATCGCGCAACCCGGTCTTCATGCTCGATGAAATTGATAAACTCACGTTCGATTTTCACGGCGACCCGGCTTCGGCTCTGCTCGAAGTTCTCGACCCGGAGCAGAACAGCGAATTCCGCGATAACTATCTCGAAGTTGCCTACGATCTTTCGCAGGTCTTCTTCGTGACCACCGCCAATACGCTGGAGACAATCCCGCGTCCGTTGCTCGACCGCATGGAGATCATTTCGCTTTCGGGGTATACCGAAAAAGAAAAGATCGCCATTGCCAAAGGATATTTGATCCCGAGACAGATCCGCGAGAACAGTTTGCGCGAGAACGAAATTTCATTTTCCGACGATGCTTTGCAAAATATCATCCGCGAATACACGCGCGAGTCGGGCGTCCGCAATTTGGAGCGCAAGATCGGCGCGGTGTGCCGCAAGGTTGGCACGCGCATTGCCGAAGGGAAACTGAAGAAAGTGAAGATCGTTCCGAGTCTGATCGAGGAATATCTCGACCATCCGATCTTTCACGGGACGGAGGAACTCAACCGCCGCATTTCGATCCCGGGCGTGGTGCCCGGGCTGGCGTGGACTCCGTACGGCGGCGATGTGCTGTTCGTCGAAGCGACGAGCATGCCCGGCGGCAAAGGCTTTCAAGTGACCGGCTCCATTGGCAACGTGATGAATGAGTCGGCGCGGGCGGCTTTATCGTACGTGCGTTCCCGCGCGAGCGCGCTGGGCTTGGACGATGAATTCTTCAACAAGTCGGATATCCACATGCATATCCCCTCCGGCGCCACGCCCAAAGACGGTCCCTCCGCCGGAGTCACGATGGCGACCGCGCTGGTGTCGTTGGCGTCGGGGCGCAAGGTCAAACCGAACGTCGGGATGACCGGCGAGATCACCCTGCGCGGGCAGGTTCTGCCGATCGGCGGCGTCAAAGAAAAAGTGCTTGCCGCGCATCGCAACGGTCTGCGGACGATCATTTTGCCGAAGTATAACGAGCAGGATGTGGAAGATGTGCCGGACGAGATCAAAGACACCATGAAGTTTGTGTATGTCGAAACGGTCGACGACGTGCTCGGCTCTGCCCTGGAAAACGGAAAAACAACTTCGGCAATTAAAAGCCGCAAAAATGGTAAAGTAAAACAACATGTCAAAAATTCTCCTCGCCGAAGATGA
- a CDS encoding response regulator, whose protein sequence is MSKILLAEDDHTMVSLLQTLLKMEGFEVVTADVDSDVPALAMREMPDVLLMDVHLGQHSGIEIVEAIRRHDTLADLRIIMTSGLNMKDECLKHGANDFLLKPFMPDDLLTLIKKNGA, encoded by the coding sequence ATGTCAAAAATTCTCCTCGCCGAAGATGATCACACCATGGTGTCGCTCCTTCAAACGCTTCTGAAAATGGAAGGCTTTGAAGTGGTCACTGCCGATGTCGATTCCGATGTGCCCGCGCTGGCAATGCGCGAAATGCCCGATGTGCTTTTGATGGACGTGCATCTCGGACAGCATAGCGGCATCGAAATTGTGGAGGCGATCCGCAGGCATGATACGCTTGCCGACCTCCGCATCATAATGACCTCCGGGCTGAACATGAAAGATGAGTGCCTGAAACACGGGGCAAACGACTTTCTGCTCAAGCCATTCATGCCAGACGACTTGCTCACCCTGATCAAGAAAAACGGCGCATGA
- a CDS encoding MogA/MoaB family molybdenum cofactor biosynthesis protein, giving the protein MTLRFGILTLSDRSARGEREDSSGPALARRIDGEGWLARRQLILPDEESSIRETLAQWADSGEFDVILTTGGSGFAPRDVTPEATRAVIEREAPGLAEAMRAASLKSTPHAMLSRSVAGIRKRSVIINLPGSPKGAVENLEAVIPALPHAVQLLQDNPESETSH; this is encoded by the coding sequence ATGACGCTTCGATTTGGGATCCTGACTCTCTCCGACCGGTCCGCGCGCGGCGAACGCGAAGATTCGTCCGGTCCAGCGCTGGCGCGTCGTATCGACGGGGAGGGCTGGCTCGCCCGTAGGCAGTTAATCCTCCCCGACGAAGAATCCTCCATTCGTGAGACCCTCGCCCAATGGGCAGACTCCGGCGAGTTCGACGTGATCCTCACCACCGGCGGAAGCGGCTTTGCCCCGCGCGATGTGACGCCCGAAGCCACGCGCGCGGTCATCGAACGAGAAGCGCCCGGTCTTGCCGAAGCCATGCGCGCCGCCTCGCTCAAAAGCACTCCACATGCCATGCTCTCGCGCTCTGTTGCCGGCATCCGCAAGCGGAGCGTCATCATCAACCTGCCCGGCAGCCCAAAAGGCGCGGTGGAAAATTTGGAAGCCGTGATCCCGGCCCTGCCTCATGCCGTTCAGTTATTGCAAGATAACCCCGAATCGGAAACGAGTCACTGA
- the efp gene encoding elongation factor P produces MIDVNELRKGVTFELDGGLYKVLDYSHNKTGRGNANIRIKARNLLTGANIERTFNSGLSVQDVRLDFHNVSYLYNDGEFYHFMDNTTFEQPAVSAKMLGETALYLKEGMEVKLTFYNDAPLDVEFPSTVDLKVIEAETAIRGDTATGVTKKVKTETGLEVQCPQFVKVGDVIRVNTETGEYTTRV; encoded by the coding sequence ATGATCGACGTCAACGAATTACGCAAAGGAGTCACCTTCGAATTGGATGGCGGACTCTACAAAGTGCTGGACTACAGCCACAATAAAACGGGGCGCGGCAATGCCAATATCCGCATTAAAGCGCGGAATCTGCTCACGGGCGCGAACATCGAGCGGACTTTCAACTCCGGCTTATCGGTGCAGGATGTGAGGCTCGATTTTCACAACGTCTCTTATTTATATAACGACGGCGAGTTCTATCATTTCATGGATAACACAACGTTTGAGCAACCCGCCGTCAGCGCCAAGATGCTCGGCGAGACCGCGCTCTACCTCAAAGAAGGCATGGAAGTGAAACTCACGTTTTACAACGATGCCCCACTCGATGTGGAATTCCCCTCCACAGTGGATTTGAAAGTGATCGAAGCCGAAACCGCCATTAGGGGCGACACCGCTACCGGTGTGACGAAGAAAGTCAAGACAGAAACAGGGCTTGAAGTGCAGTGCCCTCAATTTGTGAAAGTGGGCGATGTGATTCGAGTTAATACCGAGACCGGCGAGTACACCACCCGCGTGTAG
- a CDS encoding HAD hydrolase-like protein has protein sequence MSLTLLLDLDDTLLNTNLPAFMPAYFQALADHVCGHVPSDKLLRALMNGVNRMNENEDPRKSLREVFELYFYPALGIPASDLREVLEDFYERIFPSLQPHTSPMPGVTEFVDWAAAFAVHVAIATDPLFPLKATHQRLRWAGLDPERFQLVSAFEDFHFSKSHPAYYAEVLGRMGWPDGPILMVGNDPSRDIVSAHRLGLKTFFIEGEAGSTPGVEAGRGRLSDARLWLESSERSALEPSFKSRDAVLGILESTPAVLNHFLGLLREDDLKREQARGDWAMNEIACHLRDTEREVHALQLELMLEKADAFIPRPETSVWASERDYLLENACAAGVEFADARVELLARVKSLPEELWSRPARHAIFGPTNFGEVLGFMADHDRLHLQQAWKTVQTLRGERV, from the coding sequence ATGTCATTGACTCTGTTGCTCGACCTAGACGATACCCTGCTCAACACAAACCTGCCGGCGTTCATGCCCGCCTATTTTCAGGCATTGGCTGATCACGTGTGCGGTCACGTCCCATCCGATAAACTTTTGCGGGCGTTAATGAACGGGGTAAACCGCATGAACGAAAATGAAGACCCGCGCAAAAGTTTGCGCGAGGTCTTTGAATTGTATTTTTATCCCGCCCTGGGAATTCCCGCAAGCGACTTGCGCGAGGTTCTGGAGGATTTTTACGAAAGGATCTTTCCATCGCTTCAACCGCATACTTCGCCGATGCCCGGCGTAACCGAGTTTGTGGACTGGGCGGCGGCTTTCGCTGTGCATGTTGCGATCGCAACCGACCCGTTGTTCCCGCTCAAAGCAACGCATCAGCGTCTGCGCTGGGCTGGTCTGGACCCCGAGCGTTTCCAACTGGTTTCGGCCTTCGAGGATTTTCATTTCAGCAAATCGCACCCGGCCTATTATGCCGAGGTGTTGGGACGCATGGGCTGGCCGGATGGACCAATTCTCATGGTGGGCAACGACCCCTCGCGCGATATTGTCTCCGCGCACCGGCTGGGGTTGAAGACATTTTTCATCGAAGGCGAAGCAGGTTCCACACCGGGTGTCGAGGCGGGCCGAGGACGGTTGAGTGACGCGCGTCTCTGGCTGGAATCCAGCGAACGGTCTGCGCTTGAGCCGTCGTTCAAATCCCGCGATGCGGTGTTGGGAATTCTGGAATCTACACCGGCGGTCTTGAATCATTTTCTCGGCTTGTTGCGTGAGGATGACTTGAAACGCGAACAGGCGCGCGGCGATTGGGCAATGAATGAGATTGCCTGTCATTTGCGCGATACCGAGCGCGAGGTGCACGCCCTGCAACTTGAATTGATGCTGGAAAAAGCCGATGCGTTTATTCCACGGCCGGAAACGAGCGTATGGGCGAGCGAACGCGATTACTTGTTGGAGAATGCCTGCGCGGCGGGCGTCGAATTTGCGGACGCGCGCGTGGAGTTGTTGGCGCGTGTGAAATCTCTGCCGGAGGAACTGTGGTCGCGCCCGGCGCGTCATGCTATTTTTGGACCGACGAACTTCGGTGAAGTGTTGGGTTTTATGGCAGATCATGACCGGTTGCACTTGCAACAGGCGTGGAAGACCGTGCAGACCCTGCGTGGGGAACGTGTCTAA